A section of the Chelmon rostratus isolate fCheRos1 chromosome 16, fCheRos1.pri, whole genome shotgun sequence genome encodes:
- the sf3b4 gene encoding splicing factor 3B subunit 4, translated as MAAGPISERNQDATVYVGGLDEKVSEPLLWELFLQAGPVVNTHMPKDRVTGQHQGYGFVEFLSEEDADYAIKIMNMIKLYGKPIRVNKASAHNKNLDVGANIFIGNLDPEIDEKLLYDTFSAFGVILQTPKIMRDPDTGNSKGYAFINFASFDASDAAIEAMNGQYLCNRPITVSYAFKKDSKGERHGSAAERLLAAQNPLSQADRPHQLFADAPPPPSAPTPVLTALGSGMPMPGMPPPGFPPVPPPGSMPPSMPPSMPMPPNAGGPSPQGGGGGPPPGPPPFPPGNMHPAMPQMPMPPPAPPGMVPPPPAPPGSNQARAPPPPGMPPPPPMGMPPRAPYGPPMGPPVPPGMRGPPPMPPPGYGAPRPPPFGFQRGPPMPPRPPGVPPRVPMRAPMPP; from the exons ATGGCAGCGGGACCAATATCAGAGAGAAACCAAG acGCCACTGTGTATGTTGGCGGCTTGGATGAAAAGGTGTCAGAGCCGTTGCTATGGGAGCTTTTCCTGCAGGCTGGTCCTGtggtcaacacacacatgcccaaaGACAGGGTCACTGGCCAACATCAAG GTTATGGCTTTGTGGAGTTCCTTAGTGAAGAGGATGCTGACTATGCCATTAAAATCATGAATATGATAAAGCTTTATGGCAAACCAATCCGAGTCAATAAAGCCTCTGCGCACAACAAAAACCTGGATGTGGGTGCTAACATCTTCATTGGTAATCTGGACCCAGAGATTGATGAGAAACTGCTCTACGACACATTCAGTGCCTTTGGTGTGATCCTCCAGACGCCAAAGATCATGCGAGACCCAGACACGGGCAACTCCAAGGGTTACGCTTTCATCAATTTTGCAAGCTTTGATGCGTCAGATGCCGCCATTGAGGCCATGAACGGCCAGTACCTCTGTAACAGGCCCATCACGGTGTCCTACGCCTTCAAGAAGGATTCCAAGGGAGAACGACATGGCTCAGCTGCAGAGCGACTCCTGGCTGCGCAGAACCCTCTCTCCCAGGCAGACAGGCcacatcagctgtttgcagACGCCCCTCCACCACCATCCGCTCCGACACCCGTCCTAACTGCACTAGGATCTGGGATGCCCATGCCAG GCATGCCACCTCCTGGTTTCCCACCCGTTCCTCCTCCCGGATCAATGCCCCCATCAATGCCCCCATCAATGCCCATGCCTCCAAATGCAGGGGGACCATCCCCACAGGGTGGCGGTGGTGGGCCTCCACCTGGACCACCACCCTTCCCTCCAGGCAACATGCATCCAG ctATGCCTCAGATGCCCATGCCCCCGCCTGCTCCTCCTGGCATGgtgcctccacctcctgctccccCAGGATCAAATCAAGCACGGGCACCGCCACCCCCTGGCATGCCCCCACCTCCGCCTATGGGCATGCCACCCAGAGCACCATATGGGCCTCCCATGG GTCCACCTGTGCCTCCAGGTATGAGAGGGCCTCCTCCCATGCCTCCACCTGGCTACGGtgctcctcgtcctcctcctttTGGCTTCCAGAGAGGGCCGCCGATGCCGCCGAGACCCCCCGGTGTCCCACCCCGCGTTCCTATGAGAGCACCAATGCCACCGTAA
- the lix1l gene encoding LIX1-like protein — protein sequence MESNVIPDSIRPQRLQPGIGFGSGPTGTLRSSLRPGVTVPIAPLLPSPASLAASSGPPPPPPPLQLHSLYGGVGAGLGPGATGHCNPGNPAVLKEAVEAVVRSFAKHTQGYGRVNVVEALQEFWQMKLTRGADLRNGALVVYEMVPSNSPPYVCYVSLPGGSCFGSFQFCPTKAEARRSAAKIALMNSVFNEHPSRRITDEFIEKSVSEALASFNGNREEADNPNTGIGAFRFMLESNKGKSMLEFQELMTVFQLLHWNGSLKAMRERQCSRQEVLAHYSHRALDDDMRTQMAADWVNREQSVAATIAQELASTERELEDARLAGRELRFYKEKKDILMLAVGQLSAANTATLPSH from the exons ATGGAATCTAACGTTATCCCGGACAGTATCCGCCCTCAGAGGCTACAGCCAGGGATTGGATTCGGTTCCGGACCGACCGGGACGCTCCGCTCCTCTCTACGGCCCGGGGTTACGGTCCCCATCGCGCCGCTGTTGCCCTCCCCGGCCTCTCTGGCCGCTTCGTCCGGGCCTCCTCCTCCGCCACCCccgctgcagctccacagcctGTACGGCGGCGTCGGAGCGGGGCTTGGGCCGGGGGCGACCGGCCACTGTAACCCGGGGAACCCGGCGGTGCTGAAGGAGGCGGTGGAGGCTGTGGTCCGCAGCTtcgccaaacacacacaaggttaCGGCAGAG TAAACGTGGTGGAGGCTTTGCAGGAGTTTTGGCAGATGAAGCTGACCAGAGGGGCCGACTTGCGGAACGGAGCTCTAGTTGTTTATGAGATGGTCCCCTCCAACAGCCCGCCATATGTCTGCTATGTGAGTCTTCCAGGTGGCAGCTGCTTCGGAAGTTTCCAG TTCTGTCCCACCAAGGCGGAGGCTAGACGCAGCGCTGCAAAGATCGCCCTGATGAACTCTGTCTTCAATGAACATCCCTCTCGACGCATCACAGACGAATTCATTGAGAAGAGCGTCAGTGAGGCTCTGGCCTCCTTCAAC GGAAACAGAGAAGAGGCCGACAATCCCAACACAGGAATTGGTGCATTTCGCTTCATGCTCGAGTCCAACAAAGGAAAGTCCATGCTGGAGTTTCAG GAGCTGATGACAGtgttccagctgctgcactgGAACGGGAGTCTCAAAGCCATGAGAGAACGGCAGTGTTCCCGACAG gaAGTGCTGGCTCACTATTCCCACCGAGCTCTGGATGATGACATGCGCACTCAGATGGCTGCTGACTGGGTGAACCGGGAACAGAGTGTCGCGGCCACCATCGCGCAGGAGTTGGCGTCGACAGAGCGAGAACTGGAGGATGCCAGGCTGGCGGGCAGAGAACTGCGTTTttacaaagagaagaaagacatCCTGATGTTAGCTGTGGGTCAACTCAGTGCAGCCAACACTGCCACCCTGCCCTCGCACTAA
- the LOC121620112 gene encoding type-4 ice-structuring protein LS-12-like, with the protein MKFSLIVAVVVLALAQGSFAQDVGNLEGAGQYLEEMKNKMAQELTQILRNPEFANQAQNIQTQLEPLATQIQEQIKTVAANVEEQMRPMFDKLQKQIEAILQTITDQARPVSN; encoded by the exons ATGAAATTCTCCCTCATTGTAGCCGTCGTCGTCCTTGCTCTGGCACAAG GAAGCTTTGCGCAAGATGTTGGCAATCTTGAAGGGGCCGGTCAGTActtggaggagatgaagaacaAAATGGCTCAGGAGCTGACCCAGATCCTCCGCAACCCAGAGTTTGCAAACCAGGCTCA GAACATCCAAACCCAGCTGGAGCCCCTGGCTACTCAGATTCAGGAGCAGATCAAGACTGTCGCTGCCAACGTCGAGGAGCAGATGAGGCCCATGTTTGACAAGTTACAGAAGCAGATAGAGGCCATCCTCCAGACAATTACAGACCAGGCCAGGCCCGTCAGCAACTAA
- the LOC121619793 gene encoding polyadenylate-binding protein 1A-like, which translates to MNPSAPSYPMASLYVGDLHQDVTEAMLYEKFSPAGAILSIRVCRDMITRRSLGYAYVNFQQPADAERALDTMNFDVIKGRPVRIMWSQRDPSLRKSGVGNIFIKNLDKSIDNKALYDTFSAFGNILSCKVVCDENGSKGYGFVHFETQEAAERAIEKMNGMLLNDRKVFVGRFKSRKEREAELGARAKEFTNVYVKNFGEDMDDEKLRELFNKYGNAMSIRVMTDDNGKSRGFGFVSFERHEDAQKAVDEMNGKELNGKLIYVGRAQKKVERQTELKRKFEQMKQDRMTRYQGVNLYVKNLDDGIDDERLRKEFSPFGTITSAKVMMEGGRSKGFGFVCFSSPEEATKAVTEMNGRIVATKPLYVALAQRKEERQAHLTNQYMQRMASVRAVPNPVINPYQPAPPSGYFMAAIPQAQNRAAYYPAAGQMAQLRPSPRWATQGVRPQHFQNMPGTMRPSAPRPQTFGGMRPASQVPRMMSTQRVAQTMGPRPASAAAAAAAAPVRGVPQYKYAAGVRNTQQHMTAQPQVTMQQPAVHVQGQEPLTASMLAAAPPQEQKQMLGERLFPLIQNMHPSLAGKITGMLLEIDNSELLHMLESPESLRSKVDEAVAVLQAHQAKEAAQKTVTNSAGVPSV; encoded by the exons ATGAACCCCAGTGCTCCCAGTTATCCCATGGCCTCCCTGTACGTCGGGGATCTGCATCAAGATGTGACCGAGGCCATGCTGTACGAGAAATTCAGCCCTGCCGGAGCTATCCTGTCTATCCGGGTCTGTAGGGACATGATCACCCGGCGTTCCCTTGGATACGCCTATGTCAACTTTCAGCAGCCGGCGGACG CTGAGCGTGCACTGGACACCATGAACTTTGATGTGATCAAGGGGCGGCCTGTGCGCATCATGTGGTCGCAGCGTGATCCATCGCTGAGAAAAAGTGGTGTGGGAAACATCTTCATCAAAAATCTTGACAAGTCCATTGACAACAAGGCTCTGTATGACACCTTCTCTGCTTTTGGCAACATCCTGTCATGCAAG GTGGTTTGTGACGAGAATGGCTCAAAAGGCTACGGCTTTGTGCATTTTGAGACTCAGGAGGCAGCCGAACGAGCCATTGAGAAAATGAATGGCATGCTGCTCAATGACAGAAAAGT GTTTGTGGGTCGCTTCAAATCTCGCAAAGAGCGCGAGGCTGAGCTGGGTGCCCGAGCCAAGGAGTTTACAAATGTGTATGTTAAAAACTTTGGTGAAGATATGGATGATGAGAAGCTGAGGGAACTCTTCAATAAATACG GAAACGCCATGAGTATCCGCGTCATGACAGATGACAATGGAAAGTCTCGAGGCTTTGGTTTTGTCAGCTTTGAGAGACACGAGGACGCCCAGAAG GCAGTGGATGAGATGAATGGGAAGGAGTTGAACGGCAAGCTGATCTACGTAGGCCGTGCCCAGAAGAAGGTGGAGCGACAGACAGAGCTCAAGCGCAAATTTGAGCAAATGAAACAAGACCGCATGACTCGCTACCAG GGTGTCAACTTGTATGTGAAAAACCTTGATGATGGAATTGACGATGAACGCCTGCGAAAGGAGTTCTCACCCTTTGGCACCATAACCAGTGCCAAG GTCATGATGGAGGGCGGGCGCAGCAAAGGCTTCGGTTTTGTCTGCTTCTCGTCCCCAGAGGAGGCCACCAAAGCGgtgacagaaatgaatggacgcATTGTAGCCACCAAGCCATTGTATGTGGCCTTGGCACAGCGCAAAGAGGAGCGTCAAGCCCACCTGACCAACCAGTACATGCAGCGCATGGCCAGTGTGCGTGCAGTTCCAAACCCAGTCATTAATCCCTACCAGCCAGCACCACCCTCTGGATACTTCATGGCAGCCATACCTCAGGCTCAGAACCGCGCTGCTTACTACCCAGCTGCTGGGCAGATGGCTCAGCTCCGGCCAAGCCCACGCTGGGCCACCCAAGGTGTCCGGCCGCAAC actTCCAGAACATGCCGGGTACCATGCGTCCCTCAGCACCGCGCCCTCAGACCTTCGGTGGCATGCGGCCTGCGTCCCAGGTGCCCCGCATGATGTCCACCCAGCGTGTCG CTCAGACCATGGGGCCCCGGCCAgccagtgcagctgctgctgcagcagccgcTCCTGTGCGTGGCGTCCCTCAGTACAAGTATGCAGCAGGAGTCCGCAATACCCAGCAGCACATGACTGCTCAGCCACAGGTCACCATGCAGCAG CCTGCTGTTCATGTTCAGGGACAGGAGCCTCTGACTGCCTCCATgctggctgctgctccaccaCAGGAGCAGAAGCAGATGCTGG GTGAGCGTCTGTTTCCACTGATCCAGAACATGCACCCAAGCCTGGCAGGAAAGATCACTGGCATGCTGCTGGAGATCGACAACTCAGAGCTGCTCCACATGCTCGAGTCCCCAGAGTCTCTCCGCTCCAAG GTGGATGAGGCAGTGGCGGTGCTTCAGGCCCACCAGGCCAAGGAGGCCGCCCAGAAGACTGTGACAAATTCGGCTGGTGTCCCAAGTGTCTGA